The following are from one region of the Pocillopora verrucosa isolate sample1 chromosome 3, ASM3666991v2, whole genome shotgun sequence genome:
- the LOC131794180 gene encoding phosphatidylinositol-3-phosphatase SAC1-like has protein sequence MADNAVYRALRLHIAPDKFYIEPRDQQSVGDQILEIDRVTQELSLADNEGQIPPSAESRDIFGILGIINLLAGPYLVVVTKKTLVGHVRGHEVWVIKGTDILAFPRATLHLTESQQRNNNIYLSMVQSVLQTSSFYFSCTYDLTHTLQRLSRTSPDFLQMPLFERADPRFVWNGHLLRPLVVQPELYKFILPVMHGFISINSCVIKQNTFDFILISRRSCFRAGTRYFIRGLDAEGNAANYVETEQITQFESGACSFVQTRGSIPLFWSQRPNLRYKPVPLLNPSADHRGGFALHLDKERVYYGEHVLINLIDQKGPEKILGDRYTETVSKAGLTDNFLRYEPFDFHKECSKMRWERLSILTDRLKGDQEKFGFFSVKGKDGQIDTEQKGVFRTNCIDSLDRTNVVQSLFARRSLQAQCERFEILSPGERIESYAGMEKAFKNVWADNADACSVQYAGTGALKTDFTRTGKRSTLGALKDGFNSAVRYYKNNFADGFRQDSIDLFLGNYVVDPNEGISKPSPLEILRDWRFMALPMILLLGFSMFVISVLIPSTDYGVQFLYVLFWGGAVMMTLYVVLYFGNEYVDQPRLVQVQAKDKNV, from the exons ATGGCGGATAACGCTGTCTACCGAGCGTTGAGGCT cCACATCGCGCCTGACAAGTTTTATATCGAGCCGAGGGACCAGCAATCAGTTGGTGATCAAATACTCGAAATAGACCGTGTTACACAAGAGTTAAGTCTAGCAG ACAATGAGGGTCAAATCCCACCATCAGCTGAAAGTAGAGATATATTTGGAATTTTGGGAATCATAAATTTGTTGGCAG GACCATACTTGGTTGTAGTCACTAAGAAGACTCTTGTAGGTCATGTCAGGGGTCATGAAGTATGGGTAATCAAAGGAACAGATATTCTGGCTTTTCCAAGAGCAACATTGCATCTCACAGAGAGTCAG CAACGGAACAACAATATCTACTTATCAATGGTGCAGTCAGTTCTTCAGACCAGCAGCTTTTACTTCTCTTGTACATATGATCTAACACACACTTTGCAACGCCTCTCAAGAACCAGCCCAGACTTCCTTCAGATGCCTCTCTTTGAAAGG GCTGATCCTCGATTTGTATGGAATGGTCACCTTCTAAGACCTTTAGTCGTGCAACCAGAG CTTTACAAATTTATACTTCCAGTTATGCATGGCT TCATCTCCATCAATTCCTGTGTTATTAAGCAGAACACATTTGATTTCATCCTTATATCAAGAAGAAGTTGTTTCAGGGCAG GTACACGTTACTTCATTCGAGGACTTGATGCTGAAGGAAATGCTGCAAATTATGTCGAAACTGAGCAGATTACTCAGTTTGAATCTGGAGCATGTTCTTTTGTACAG ACAAGAGGATCTATTCCACTGTTTTGGTCTCAGAGACCCAACCTTAGATACAAACCAGTACCTCTGCTAAATCCATCAGCTGACCAT AGAGGAGGATTTGCTCTCCATTTAGACAAAGAAAGAGTGTACTATGGAGAACATGTTTTAATAAACCTT ATTGATCAGAAAGGCCCAGAGAAGATTTTAGGTGATCGATACACAGAGACTGTCAGTAAGGCAGGGTTAACTGACAACTTCTTGAG ATATGAGCCATTCGATTTCCATAAAGAGTGCAGTAAGATGAGATGGGAAAGATTGTCCATTCTAACAGACAGATTAAAAGGAGATCAAGAGAAGTTTGG ATTTTTCTCTGTCAAAGGAAAAGATGGTCAAATTGACACTGAGCAAAAGGGAGTGTTCAGAACAAATTGCATTGACTCACTTGACAG AACTAATGTTGTTCAGAGCTTGTTCGCACGGAGAAGTCTTCAAGCACAGTGCGAG CGATTTGAAATTCTAAGCCCAGGAGAGAGAATAGAGAGTTATGCAGGAATGGAGAAGGCTTTCAAGAATG TCTGGGCAGACAATGCTGATGCATGCTCTGTGCAGTATGCTGGAACAGGAGCTCTCAAAACAGATTTTACAAG AACTGGAAAGCGTTCAACACTTGGAGCGTTAAAGGATGGTTTTAATTCAGCTGTGAGGTATTACAAGAACAACTTTGCTGATGGATTTAGACAA GATTCAATTGACTTGTTCCTTGGAAACTATGTGGTAGACCCCAATGAAGGAATCTCCAAACCATCACCTCTTGAAATTCTCAGAGATTGGAGATTTATGGCT CTCCCAATGATCCTTTTGCTAGGATTCTCCATGTTTGTTATCAGTGTTTTAATTCCATCAA CTGATTATGGAGTACAATTTCTTTATGTGTTGTTCTGGGGTGGTGCTGTGATGATGACACTGTACGTGGTGCTGTATTTCGGCAATGAATATGTTGATCAACCACGCCTGGTGCAAGTTCAAGCAAAGGACAAAAATGTTTGA